The genomic window GATCCATTTATGAGCTTTTGTAAACTGGGATTCATTCAAGAATACCCTCCCAATTTCACAAAGTACCATAGGATGTTCTTTTGTAGCTTTCAATGCATCATGGAATATTGTTTTCCGCATATACTTCTTGTCTAACGTTCTAATACGCAAAGACCATATCTTCCAACTAGCAGGACAAGCCTTCAAACCCTGGTTGATTAAGTAAACGACTTGCTTATCATCTtttatttccatttccataAGAATTAAAGCCTCAAATAAGGATTCCGATCTTGGATTTTTTGACAGTGAAATATTGAGGATTGAACGAGCTTTCTCCCAGTTTTTGTGTTGCATTTCAAGTTGGCCAGCGAAGATACTAATAGTTGGTGCATAATTGAATTTCTCGAGGGCAGAATAAATTGTAGATCTAGCCAGCTCAATGTTACCATACCTTAGATGAACTTGGGACTTCAAAATATAGAGCTCAGGTTGTTCAGGATGATTACGTAGGgcttcttcaatatatttgataGAAAGCTCTACACTATTCTGATTCTGCAAACACTTAATAAAGAATACAACTACCTGTTCATCACCCATTTTGATTGCAGATTGAAACTCCTTAAAACATTTAACAAGATCAGTAAGTGTATTTTCTCTGtttaaaattttgaattttgcCAGCCAGAACTCTTTGAAGGCAGGATACACACTAATTGCCTGGTCAATTATTCTTAGGGCATCAGTAGGTTTCTCACCCCAATTCCAGACAGATTTTGCGTacattagaagaagaacgggGTAACTTTTAATGTTTTCTGGATTTCTTACAACGATATTATTATACGCTTCGAATAGCACATCTTTCATATTATTCTCCTCCGCAAATTTGGTAAATTCTCGCCATATAGAATACTTGGATGGGTACTTCTGCAAGAAAGAGGAGAAAAGGCTTGCCTTAAGATTTAGATCATGTGAAAGAATTTTTAAAAGGTTCTCaatatttgtttctgtATCAATTTGAGAGTCATTTACCAATGAAACAATGATTGCTTTAGGCGTTGATGGATGGGTATTCTGATCCGATAATAAAAGggcttctttcaaactttcATGGACTGCGGGGAGTGTTCCTTGAGATCTAAGGATAGAATAACCATTGATAAAAATATTTACAAGAGAATCAAAATCCGTagagttttcttcttctatttgGCATTTTATAATCCAGAAAGATAGTTTATCTTTAATATAATTTTCCGCTCTTCTCAACGTTTGCCTAGCAACATCTATAGATTGCAACTTTATCAAATTCAACCATATATTTGGTGAATCAGGAACTAGTTCGACAGCTCTACTCAAAACTTTGagttttccttcttttgaatcttcAAGACTAACAGCCAACTCCCATAGCCTCGCACTGGATGGTATAT from Kluyveromyces marxianus DMKU3-1042 DNA, complete genome, chromosome 6 includes these protein-coding regions:
- the PRP6 gene encoding U4/U6-U5 snRNP complex subunit PRP6 codes for the protein MELPSFLSQTPPPGYIPGIGRGAVGFSTKEKGGERKTPARNGPNSRRLTDTIKDHTNRNKYTKDPLEGAFENQDEEEVNMFKAIEEKLKNKGRYQDNEDSSGNRIVNVSSNFADLKRSLGKLSQNDWLNIPEASDITRRNKRARIEEQLERKTYSAPDSLFQSNINLSKLTEERERLLALEIDKTIHTKYQRSDELIDLDTLSNYQNSFSSASLEEIRRNRKILASYRKSHPRNAENWISSARLEEKANQYNRAKKLLEEGCKMCPKSEEIWLEYIRISHSDEQFCKLLVSTALRHNIKSENLWIKAIELEQQNINKINLVRKALLNIPSSARLWELAVSLEDSKEGKLKVLSRAVELVPDSPNIWLNLIKLQSIDVARQTLRRAENYIKDKLSFWIIKCQIEEENSTDFDSLVNIFINGYSILRSQGTLPAVHESLKEALLLSDQNTHPSTPKAIIVSLVNDSQIDTETNIENLLKILSHDLNLKASLFSSFLQKYPSKYSIWREFTKFAEENNMKDVLFEAYNNIVVRNPENIKSYPVLLLMYAKSVWNWGEKPTDALRIIDQAISVYPAFKEFWLAKFKILNRENTLTDLVKCFKEFQSAIKMGDEQVVVFFIKCLQNQNSVELSIKYIEEALRNHPEQPELYILKSQVHLRYGNIELARSTIYSALEKFNYAPTISIFAGQLEMQHKNWEKARSILNISLSKNPRSESLFEALILMEMEIKDDKQVVYLINQGLKACPASWKIWSLRIRTLDKKYMRKTIFHDALKATKEHPMVLCEIGRVFLNESQFTKAHKWIIRSVEMNPQYGDPWVWLYICESYLEEEKTNAKNTIAEKITKIEPKFGTLWEAAANSYEHISDPPVDILKSIIKEIKV